In one window of Bacillota bacterium DNA:
- a CDS encoding 2,3-bisphosphoglycerate-independent phosphoglycerate mutase — protein MVSTKSPLVMVIIDGWGVTEKKEGNAIAKANTPNMDSLLKNYPSTILKSSGEDVGLPDGQMGNSEVGHLNLGAGRVVYQELTRISRSVKEGTFYNNDVLLNALEHVKEKGTALHFMGLLSDGGVHSHIKHLYALLELARDQGIKKVFIHAFLDGRDVPPENAMEYITALEDKMQKMEKGSIATVMGRYYAMDRDRRWERTEKAYQAMVRGEGFKANTAADAVKEGYAREETDEFIKPTVVLGQNGKPVAQIKNDDAVVFYNFRPDRARQITRAFTDDNFDDFQRPKNRPKVHYVCMTQYDKAIKTPVAFKPHVLVNTLGEVLSYHNLKQLRLAETEKYAHVTFFFNGGVEHPNPGEERVLIPSPRVATYDLKPEMSAYEVTEAFQEQLQKDKYHVIIMNYANPDMVGHTGVLEAAIKAVEVVDDCMGKLVQEALGKDSTVIITADHGNAEAMQDESGEPYTAHTTDPVPFILARPESEKVTLRPGRLEDVAPTMLQLLGIPQPEEMTGQTLIEKK, from the coding sequence GTGGTGTCGACAAAATCGCCCCTGGTAATGGTTATTATAGACGGCTGGGGGGTTACGGAAAAAAAAGAGGGTAACGCCATTGCCAAGGCGAACACGCCGAATATGGACAGCCTGCTTAAAAACTACCCGTCAACTATATTAAAAAGTTCCGGGGAAGATGTGGGGCTACCGGACGGGCAGATGGGAAACTCTGAAGTAGGACATTTGAACCTTGGTGCCGGGCGGGTGGTTTATCAAGAACTCACCCGCATTTCGCGTTCTGTAAAAGAAGGCACATTTTATAATAATGATGTTTTATTAAACGCGCTGGAGCATGTGAAGGAAAAAGGTACCGCTTTGCACTTTATGGGCCTTCTTTCGGACGGGGGCGTACATAGTCATATCAAACACCTTTATGCTCTATTAGAGTTAGCCCGGGACCAGGGAATTAAAAAAGTTTTCATTCATGCGTTTTTGGACGGCAGAGATGTCCCGCCTGAAAATGCCATGGAATACATAACGGCCTTAGAAGACAAAATGCAGAAAATGGAAAAGGGTTCTATAGCCACAGTCATGGGACGGTATTACGCCATGGATCGTGACCGGCGATGGGAGCGTACAGAAAAAGCATACCAGGCCATGGTGCGCGGTGAGGGCTTTAAGGCAAACACAGCCGCTGACGCGGTGAAAGAAGGCTATGCACGGGAAGAAACAGATGAGTTTATAAAGCCAACCGTGGTATTAGGCCAAAATGGTAAACCAGTGGCACAAATCAAAAATGATGATGCGGTAGTGTTTTATAATTTCCGCCCGGACCGGGCCCGTCAAATAACGCGGGCCTTTACAGATGATAATTTCGACGATTTTCAAAGGCCGAAAAACAGACCTAAAGTACACTATGTCTGTATGACCCAATATGACAAGGCTATTAAAACACCAGTTGCCTTCAAACCTCACGTACTGGTTAATACTTTGGGTGAGGTTTTAAGCTACCATAACTTAAAACAGCTGCGACTGGCTGAGACCGAAAAATATGCCCACGTAACCTTCTTCTTTAACGGCGGCGTGGAGCACCCAAATCCAGGTGAAGAACGTGTTTTAATCCCTTCACCAAGAGTTGCCACTTATGACCTGAAGCCGGAAATGAGTGCATATGAAGTTACCGAAGCATTTCAGGAGCAACTTCAAAAGGACAAGTATCACGTTATCATCATGAATTACGCAAATCCTGATATGGTGGGGCATACCGGGGTTTTGGAAGCTGCTATTAAAGCAGTGGAAGTGGTGGATGATTGCATGGGTAAACTGGTGCAGGAAGCATTAGGAAAGGATAGTACTGTAATCATAACCGCCGATCACGGTAATGCTGAAGCTATGCAGGACGAATCCGGTGAGCCTTATACGGCGCATACCACTGATCCGGTTCCTTTTATTTTAGCAAGGCCGGAAAGTGAAAAAGTAACGTTGCGCCCGGGTAGGCTGGAGGATGTGGCACCGACGATGTTGCAACTACTGGGGATTCCTCAACCTGAAGAAATGACCGGGCAAACCTTAATAGAAAAAAAATGA
- a CDS encoding phosphopyruvate hydratase → MSATIIDVYAREILDSRGNPTVEVDILLEDGTLGRAAVPSGASTGAYEAVELRDDDPKRYHGKGVTKAVENVNNVLGPEIIGFHATDQLGVDMELLGLDDTPNKGKYGANAILGISMAVAKAAASGLGLPLYQYLGGVNGRLMPVPMMNILNGGKHADNNVDIQEFMIMPVGASDFNQALRMGTEIFHALKKVLKKKGLNTAVGDEGGFAPNLGSNEEALAAIIEAIEAMGYRPGTDIMLALDAAATEFHKDGKYFLEGEGKTLDAAGMIDFYADLCSKYPIVSIEDGLSEDDWEGWKQLTERLGNRVQIVGDDLFVTNTQRLKQGIDMGVANSILIKLNQIGTITETLEAIEMAKQAGYTAIISHRSGETEDATIADLVVGVNAGQIKTGAPSRTDRVAKYNQLLRMEEELSDLSLYKGKEVFYNLPNL, encoded by the coding sequence ATGTCAGCAACCATAATAGACGTCTATGCCCGGGAAATATTGGACTCCCGGGGAAATCCTACGGTGGAAGTGGATATTTTGTTAGAGGACGGTACTCTGGGGCGGGCAGCTGTCCCTTCAGGGGCATCTACCGGGGCCTATGAGGCGGTGGAGCTGCGGGATGACGATCCCAAACGCTATCACGGTAAAGGAGTTACCAAGGCTGTTGAAAATGTAAATAATGTTTTAGGCCCTGAAATCATTGGTTTCCATGCCACAGACCAACTTGGTGTAGATATGGAGCTACTAGGGCTTGATGATACTCCCAATAAAGGTAAATATGGCGCCAATGCCATACTGGGTATATCAATGGCTGTGGCCAAGGCTGCGGCGTCAGGTTTAGGGCTCCCCTTGTATCAATACCTGGGGGGTGTGAACGGGCGGTTAATGCCGGTTCCCATGATGAACATTTTGAACGGTGGCAAGCACGCCGACAATAATGTTGACATCCAGGAATTTATGATCATGCCCGTGGGTGCATCAGATTTTAATCAGGCGCTGCGCATGGGGACAGAAATTTTTCACGCTTTAAAGAAGGTGCTGAAGAAAAAAGGTCTAAATACAGCCGTTGGAGACGAGGGAGGTTTTGCACCCAACCTGGGATCCAACGAAGAGGCCCTGGCTGCAATAATTGAAGCCATAGAAGCAATGGGTTACCGGCCGGGTACAGATATTATGTTGGCCCTGGATGCGGCGGCAACCGAATTTCATAAAGACGGCAAGTACTTCCTGGAAGGCGAAGGTAAAACTCTGGATGCTGCAGGGATGATTGATTTTTATGCTGACCTGTGTTCCAAATATCCTATAGTTTCCATAGAAGACGGGCTTTCCGAAGATGACTGGGAAGGATGGAAGCAGCTTACAGAAAGGTTAGGGAACCGGGTTCAAATAGTAGGAGATGACTTATTTGTTACCAATACCCAACGTCTTAAGCAGGGTATTGACATGGGAGTGGCGAACTCTATTCTAATCAAGCTAAACCAAATAGGGACCATAACTGAAACACTGGAGGCCATTGAAATGGCCAAACAGGCCGGTTATACCGCCATAATTTCTCACCGCTCAGGTGAAACAGAGGATGCAACTATTGCAGATCTTGTGGTGGGTGTTAACGCCGGGCAAATAAAAACCGGTGCCCCTTCCCGGACAGACCGTGTGGCTAAGTACAACCAGCTACTGCGTATGGAGGAAGAGCTTTCCGATTTATCCCTATATAAGGGAAAAGAAGTATTTTATAACCTGCCTAATCTTTAA
- the secG gene encoding preprotein translocase subunit SecG encodes MSGGLIGSPRKHCEEVKLVEIALIVLHALLAIGLIAVILLQSGKSAGLSGSIAGGAETLLGKKKGLDDFLGKITIVVGAAFGILALVLSVIFR; translated from the coding sequence ATGAGCGGCGGGCTTATCGGCTCGCCGCGGAAGCATTGCGAGGAGGTAAAGTTAGTGGAAATAGCTCTTATAGTATTACATGCGTTACTTGCCATAGGATTAATAGCCGTAATTTTATTACAATCAGGAAAAAGTGCCGGGCTGTCAGGCTCAATTGCCGGCGGGGCCGAAACATTGTTGGGCAAGAAAAAAGGTCTGGATGATTTCTTGGGTAAAATTACCATTGTAGTTGGAGCAGCTTTTGGTATACTAGCTCTGGTCCTTTCAGTAATCTTCAGGTAA
- a CDS encoding sodium-translocating pyrophosphatase, with protein MTLAYIGAAVGALGLIFALVTLSSVLKNSMGTDKMRDISLAVQEGAMAYMNRQYKTLIPFTVVIFIVLWALQYLIEVPEGSHLPVGAPSAISFLVGAICSAIAGYIGMNSTTKANARTAEAARSHGLAKALDVSFKAGAVMGLSVAGLALLGVSVLYILFQSPLVINSFAFGASAIAFFARVGGGIFTKAADVGADLVGKVEAGIPEDDPRNPATIADNVGDNVGDTAGMGADLFESYAATTIAAMLIGNSLFGFAGVIFPLLLGAIGIVAAIIGTFFVRTSEEGNPQTALNIGLWTTNILTAIGAYLLANSVFSDQYIPADKGFESFGNVSFGIFLAVVAGLIVNVAIGYLTEHYTSDKKSPVLGIAEASKSGPATNIINGLAVGMESVFFPMLFFAGAIFFSFWTVTTYAPEGMSGMWAIYGIAMAAMGMLSTSGMVVAMDSFGPVADNAGGIAEMAELPEDVREKTDKLDAVGNTTAAIAKGFAIGSAALTALALFSAYVEGVQNKFSEALGGGTFVVNLTEPIVLVGVFIGGAIPFLVAARTMRAVGDAAFDMVAEVRRQFREIPGIMEGTGKPEYNKCVDIATKAAIAKMMFPGLVAVITPVLVGFILGAQALAGFLGGLTTVGVLMALFLSNAGGAWDNAKKYIEAGNLGGKKSEPHKAAVVGDTVGDPCKDTSGPAMNPLIKVAGTISLILGPLLTKL; from the coding sequence ATGACATTAGCATATATTGGCGCCGCTGTAGGTGCGTTAGGTCTGATTTTTGCTTTGGTTACATTGAGTTCGGTGCTAAAAAACAGCATGGGTACTGATAAAATGCGTGATATTTCCCTTGCTGTTCAAGAAGGCGCCATGGCCTACATGAACCGCCAGTATAAAACACTCATTCCGTTTACCGTTGTAATCTTTATTGTTTTATGGGCATTGCAGTACTTGATTGAAGTACCGGAAGGAAGTCACCTTCCTGTAGGTGCCCCTTCAGCTATATCCTTCTTGGTGGGTGCTATTTGTTCGGCCATTGCTGGATATATCGGCATGAACAGTACCACCAAAGCTAACGCCCGTACAGCTGAAGCAGCACGCAGCCATGGTTTGGCCAAGGCCCTTGATGTATCCTTTAAGGCCGGTGCCGTTATGGGACTGTCTGTTGCCGGTTTAGCTCTGCTGGGTGTTTCTGTACTTTATATTTTATTCCAGAGCCCGCTGGTTATTAACAGCTTTGCCTTCGGTGCATCAGCCATTGCATTCTTCGCCAGGGTGGGCGGCGGTATCTTTACCAAGGCCGCTGACGTAGGTGCTGACCTGGTTGGTAAAGTTGAAGCAGGTATTCCCGAGGACGATCCTCGTAACCCGGCAACCATTGCTGATAACGTTGGTGACAACGTTGGTGATACTGCTGGAATGGGTGCCGACCTGTTTGAATCATATGCAGCAACAACCATTGCTGCCATGTTAATTGGTAACTCCTTGTTTGGTTTTGCAGGCGTTATATTCCCGTTATTACTTGGTGCTATTGGTATTGTCGCAGCTATTATCGGTACATTCTTTGTTCGTACCAGTGAAGAAGGTAACCCGCAGACAGCTTTGAACATAGGTTTGTGGACTACCAACATTTTGACTGCTATTGGTGCTTATCTGTTAGCTAATTCAGTCTTTTCCGATCAATATATTCCTGCTGATAAAGGATTCGAAAGTTTCGGTAATGTATCCTTCGGTATTTTCCTTGCTGTTGTAGCAGGTCTTATAGTTAACGTTGCTATTGGTTATTTAACCGAGCATTATACATCTGACAAAAAAAGCCCGGTATTGGGTATTGCTGAGGCCTCCAAGTCCGGCCCCGCGACTAACATTATTAATGGTCTGGCCGTAGGTATGGAGTCAGTATTTTTCCCCATGCTTTTCTTCGCCGGTGCCATTTTCTTCTCTTTCTGGACGGTTACCACTTACGCTCCGGAAGGTATGAGTGGTATGTGGGCTATTTACGGTATTGCCATGGCCGCCATGGGCATGCTTTCCACTTCAGGTATGGTTGTGGCAATGGATTCCTTTGGTCCTGTTGCTGATAATGCCGGTGGTATTGCAGAAATGGCTGAACTTCCTGAAGATGTTCGTGAGAAGACTGACAAGCTCGACGCCGTTGGTAACACTACTGCCGCTATCGCCAAGGGCTTTGCCATTGGCTCCGCTGCCTTGACCGCTTTGGCCTTGTTCAGCGCGTATGTTGAAGGTGTCCAGAACAAGTTCAGCGAGGCTCTCGGTGGAGGCACCTTTGTGGTTAACCTGACTGAGCCTATTGTTCTGGTTGGTGTCTTTATCGGTGGTGCTATACCGTTCCTGGTTGCTGCCCGCACTATGCGTGCTGTGGGTGACGCTGCCTTTGATATGGTTGCAGAAGTACGTCGTCAGTTCCGTGAAATTCCTGGCATCATGGAAGGTACCGGCAAGCCCGAGTATAACAAATGCGTTGATATCGCTACCAAGGCTGCTATTGCCAAGATGATGTTCCCTGGTCTTGTAGCTGTTATAACTCCGGTACTGGTTGGTTTCATTCTAGGTGCACAGGCTTTGGCCGGATTCCTCGGCGGTCTGACCACTGTTGGTGTTCTTATGGCTCTGTTCCTGTCCAACGCTGGTGGTGCATGGGACAATGCTAAAAAATATATTGAAGCCGGTAATTTAGGCGGTAAGAAGAGCGAGCCGCATAAAGCTGCCGTTGTTGGTGACACAGTAGGTGACCCCTGTAAGGATACTTCCGGTCCTGCTATGAACCCGCTGATTAAGGTTGCAGGTACCATTTCCTTGATTCTTGGACCCCTGCTCACCAAACTATAA
- a CDS encoding LPXTG cell wall anchor domain-containing protein: protein MGCHISTTTLVILGVIIVAAAFGYLWFRRMPVHSSDDPAPHEEGAEK, encoded by the coding sequence GTGGGTTGCCATATATCTACAACAACACTTGTTATCCTGGGTGTGATTATTGTTGCAGCGGCTTTTGGCTATCTTTGGTTTAGGCGGATGCCGGTGCACTCCAGTGATGACCCTGCACCACACGAAGAAGGTGCTGAAAAGTAA
- a CDS encoding PaaI family thioesterase: MADHMCFGCSPHNPIGLKMKFFQHGDIVYTTFKADVEHQGYNGYMHGGLISTLLDETMAQWLWIRNIPCMTAEMTVRYSEGVPIGRELRVESRCVDQRRDRLFEIEGKIILPGGNVAVRSTAKFLRIDISEIQKNKKTIGQD, encoded by the coding sequence ATGGCAGATCACATGTGTTTTGGCTGTAGTCCCCATAACCCTATAGGACTGAAAATGAAGTTCTTTCAGCATGGTGACATTGTCTATACTACATTTAAAGCAGATGTGGAACACCAGGGATACAATGGTTACATGCACGGGGGGCTCATATCCACCTTGCTGGATGAAACAATGGCCCAGTGGCTGTGGATACGAAACATTCCCTGCATGACTGCCGAAATGACTGTGCGTTATAGTGAGGGAGTTCCCATTGGCAGGGAGCTACGAGTGGAATCCCGCTGTGTGGATCAAAGACGGGACCGCCTGTTTGAAATTGAAGGTAAAATAATACTACCCGGTGGAAATGTGGCTGTTCGGTCCACGGCTAAGTTTCTAAGAATAGATATAAGCGAAATACAAAAAAACAAAAAAACAATTGGACAGGATTAA
- a CDS encoding HDIG domain-containing protein — MNREQAYELLTQHLTTQNLINHSLAVEAVMRRLARHFNEDEELWGLAGLLHDIDYDNTKDDPAKHSLMGAEMLAEQGFSDELVYAVKVHNEIHGLPRESLLDKALYATDPLTGLIVAGALIRPEKKLEAVKVKSLLKRFNEKSFARGANRDQISSCSELGLSLEEFLNMGLEAMQGVAVEMGL; from the coding sequence TTGAATAGAGAACAAGCCTATGAACTATTAACACAACATTTGACTACTCAAAATTTAATCAATCATTCCTTAGCAGTGGAAGCAGTTATGCGGCGCTTAGCCCGGCATTTTAACGAGGATGAGGAACTTTGGGGCTTGGCCGGTCTGCTTCATGACATCGATTATGATAACACCAAAGATGATCCGGCGAAACATAGTTTAATGGGAGCCGAGATGCTGGCTGAGCAGGGGTTTTCAGACGAGCTGGTTTATGCCGTTAAAGTACATAACGAGATCCATGGCTTACCGCGAGAGAGTCTTCTAGACAAGGCTCTTTATGCCACCGATCCCCTCACAGGCTTAATTGTGGCGGGTGCTCTGATAAGACCGGAAAAGAAATTAGAAGCAGTAAAGGTTAAATCACTGCTGAAACGTTTTAACGAAAAATCCTTTGCCCGGGGTGCAAACCGCGACCAGATATCAAGCTGTTCTGAATTAGGACTGTCCCTGGAGGAATTCCTCAACATGGGTTTAGAGGCCATGCAGGGTGTTGCAGTTGAAATGGGACTTTAA
- the smpB gene encoding SsrA-binding protein SmpB: MADKTVTVNRKARHEFHILESFEAGIALTGTEVKSLRANKANLQDSFARVENSELILYNMHISHYEQGNQFNHEPKRPRKLLVHKREIMRLLGKTQEKGLTMVPLKVYFTRGKAKIELALAKGKKVHDKRETIKERDAKREMERAMKAR; encoded by the coding sequence ATGGCCGACAAAACAGTAACTGTAAACAGGAAAGCCCGGCATGAGTTTCATATTCTGGAAAGTTTTGAGGCCGGAATTGCGCTGACCGGTACCGAAGTTAAGTCCCTGCGTGCCAACAAGGCTAACCTTCAAGATAGTTTTGCCCGCGTTGAAAATTCTGAACTTATACTGTATAATATGCATATAAGCCATTATGAGCAGGGAAATCAGTTTAACCATGAGCCCAAAAGGCCGCGCAAGCTCTTGGTGCACAAACGGGAGATAATGCGCCTGCTCGGTAAGACTCAGGAAAAAGGCCTTACCATGGTACCCTTGAAAGTCTACTTTACCCGGGGCAAAGCAAAGATAGAACTGGCCCTGGCTAAAGGTAAAAAGGTTCATGACAAGCGCGAAACCATCAAAGAACGTGATGCTAAGCGTGAAATGGAAAGAGCCATGAAGGCTAGATAA
- a CDS encoding accessory regulator AgrB, protein MEVNWTASGLSDAHCLNFDFMVLQTFRKCVEKMSYLPFSTRLASYLTARSGVSPEKEVILTYIIEVLIINLLNVIFTLMLGWVLGVFHVTLACLLAVILFRHTAGGAHSQSPIRCAFITILVFPIMGLSATFISTINATFINGLSVIGIITILLSVIILAPVDSSAAPIISDSRRAKLKALSLLIVCLVSLVLVNLSISSWEGAREIQSGLALSMLWTSFILSKLGHRFISLIDRLNVPKVRR, encoded by the coding sequence TTGGAAGTTAATTGGACTGCCTCAGGCCTTTCTGATGCTCATTGTCTCAATTTTGATTTCATGGTTTTACAAACCTTTCGAAAGTGCGTGGAAAAAATGAGTTATCTACCTTTTAGCACAAGGTTAGCAAGTTATCTAACAGCTCGAAGCGGTGTTTCTCCGGAGAAGGAAGTCATTTTGACCTACATAATTGAAGTTTTGATAATTAACTTATTAAATGTCATTTTTACACTAATGCTTGGTTGGGTTCTTGGAGTGTTTCATGTTACCCTAGCCTGCCTATTAGCTGTAATCCTATTTAGACATACCGCCGGAGGGGCTCACTCTCAATCTCCTATTCGTTGTGCCTTTATTACAATCCTTGTTTTTCCGATTATGGGGCTGTCGGCAACATTTATTTCAACCATTAATGCAACGTTCATTAATGGCTTGTCAGTGATAGGAATTATCACTATTTTACTATCGGTAATCATTTTAGCACCGGTGGATTCTTCAGCTGCTCCCATTATTTCGGATTCTAGGAGAGCAAAATTAAAAGCATTGTCCTTACTTATTGTTTGTTTGGTTTCATTAGTTTTAGTAAACCTAAGCATTAGTTCATGGGAAGGCGCTCGGGAAATCCAAAGTGGTTTAGCTTTAAGTATGTTGTGGACTAGCTTTATTTTAAGCAAACTCGGACATCGCTTTATATCTCTTATAGATAGGCTAAATGTACCAAAGGTAAGGAGGTGA
- a CDS encoding cyclic lactone autoinducer peptide translates to MKKIGYRLFGFAVATLLFLANVAAASACVFSQYQSEVPESLRK, encoded by the coding sequence ATGAAAAAAATTGGGTACAGGTTGTTTGGATTCGCGGTTGCAACACTACTTTTCCTAGCTAATGTTGCCGCTGCCTCAGCGTGTGTTTTCTCACAATATCAGTCAGAAGTTCCAGAGTCATTGCGCAAATAA